Below is a genomic region from Vicinamibacteria bacterium.
CGCCGCAGCGAGAACGCGGGCGACCTGAGCTCGAGCGTCAGCCAGTTCTGGGCCGTCGTGCCCCAGGTGCGCTGGCCCATCTTCTCCGGCGGCCGCATCCGGGCCAACATCCGCGTCCAGGACGCACGCCAGGAGCAGGCACTTCTGCAGTATGAGCGGTCGGTGCTGACCGCGCTCGAGGAGGTCGAGAACGCACTCTCCTCCCACACCCGGGAGTTGCGGCGCCAGGCGTCCCTCCGCGTCTCGGTGGCGGCGAATCACCGCGCCCTGGAGCTCGCCACGGACCGCTACACCAGCGGCCTGGAGAGCTTCCTCTCCGTCCTCGATGCCGAGCGCTCGGTCTATGCCGCCGAGGATCAGCTCGTGCAGAGCGAGCGGAACGCGGTGGTCAGCCTGATCGCTGTCTACAAGTCGCTGGGGGGCGGTTGGTTGCTCGGCGACGCCGCTCCGGAAGCGCCCCGATCATCGCTGCAAGAGGACTCCGTCCGGGATTTGACCGGCCACGGGCAATGAAAGAATACCCAGAGGAAGTCGTGGCCCCCGGGGCTTGGCGCACGCTGGCCTGGACGAGCCTCGCGGTCTTCATGGCCTCTCTCGACGCGACCATCCTGTTCGTGGCGTTCCCGAGCATCCGGGCAAGCTTTCCCGGGGTGTCGGCGGCGGACCTCTCCTGGATCTTGAACGCTTACACCATCGTCTATGCGGCGCTGCTCGTTCCGGCAGGGCGGCTGGCCGACCGCATGGGCCGGCGGCGCGTGTTCTTGTGGGGCGTGGGTGCGTTCACGCTGGGATCCCTGGCCTGTGCCCTGGCTCCGAGCCCTGTCTTGATCGTCGTCGGGCGCGTCCTCCAGGCCGCGGGGGGTGCGATGCTGACACCGTCATCGCTCGCCCTCGTGCTGGCCGAGTTTCCGCGCTCGAAGAGATCCCTGGCCGTCAGCGTGTGGGCGGCGGTGGGGGCGCTCGCGGCTGCCCTCGGCCCATCGCTTGGCGCCGCGATCATCCAATTCGGCGGCTGGCGGTGGGCGTTTCTGCTCAACCTGCCTTTCGGGGTTGCCGCTATGGCGAGCGGGAGCCGGGTTCTCACCGAATCGCGGGACCCCAGCGTCGGCGAGCTGCCGGATGTGCTCGGAGCGCTCCTCTTGATCTCCAGCATCGGCCTCCTCGCGTTCGGACTTGTCGGCGGTCGCGACAGGGGCGTGTTTCAAACTCTGGCCAGCCTGGGCACGAGCCTCGCCCTCCTGGCCTGGTTTTTGCGCCGTTCCCGAGTGGTCCCCTCCCCGGCGCTCGACCTGTCGCTCTTCGAATCCAGGAGCTTTCGGTATGCGAACCTGGCAACCCTGGTTTTCGGGGCGACGTTCACGGCGATGTTCTTGGGCTCGGTCCTCTTCTTGACCAATGTCTGGGGCTACTCGACCCTGCAGGCGGGCCTCGGGATGACGCCCGGGCCTTTGACGGTCGTCGTGGTGGCCCCCATGGCCGGCCGGTTGGCGGGGCGCTACGGGCACCGGCGGCTTCTCGTGCCCGGGGGTATCATATTCGGCCTCGCCTTCTTCATGCGCTACCTCATCACCAGCTCCGCACCTCGCTACCTGGCCGAATGGCTGCCCCCGTTGCTCCTGAGCGGCCTTGGCGTAGGCCTTGTTTTCCCCGTCCTGGCTGCGGCATCAACCTTTAGCCTGACCCCGAATCGGTTTGCCGTGGGTTCGGGAGTGAATCAGGCGATTCGCCAGATCGGATCCGTACTGGGCGTGGTCGCCGTCGTCGGGCTCGTGGGCCGGGCGCAAGGGCCAGCCGCTCTCTCGTCGTTCGCCCCCCTCTTCCTACTGCTGGGACTGGGTGGGTTCTCAACCGCCTTGATCTCCGCCGCGATCGATACCCGGCCGAGCGCCCCGCAATCTCCCGTCGCCTCCCTCGCCCTTGGCGCGGGGGGGCAGCGCGCGCAGCGGGTGCTGCGGAAGGAGTTGCATCCCCATGGCTGAGCCGCTCGAAAGGAACATTGAGAAGATGCGGCGTCAGAGCCCCAGCGGCTTTGCCCCGCCGATTGCTCAGCTCCTCGGCATCCGCGCCGTCTCCTTCGACGAGGGGAACGCCGTCCTGGAGCTCGAGGCCGAAGGGCGGCACGCCAACCCCATGGGCACGCTCCACGGGGGCGTGCTCTGTGACCTCGCCGACCTCGCCATGGGAGTCGCCTGCTACAGCACGCTCGGGGCCGGGGAGTCGTTCACGACCCTCGAACTCAAGATCAACTTCCTGAAGCCCATTTGGACCGGTAGGCTCACGGCGCGCGCGGAGGTCAAAAAGGGCGGCCGCTCCACGGCTTTTCTCACCTGCGACATCCACGACGACAAGAACTCTCTGGTGGCGGTGGCCAGCAGCACGTGCATGATCCTGCGTGGTGACGCGGCCCGGGGGCGTTGACCCAGAAAGAGCGCCCGCCGGCAACCGGAAAGGTCAAGCCCGGGTCAGGATCCCGAAGCGACCCTCCAGCTCGCCCGCCCCGCGATGCGTGATGCGCAGGGCGCGGGTCTTTGGGAGCCGCGCGACCCACCCCAGCGCGATGAGGCGCGAGAGGATGGCGGCGCCGAGGGCGCCGGCAACGTGCGGCCTGCGCTCCGTCCAGTCCAGACAGCGCCGCGCGAAGCGACGCCGGGAGCTGCGCAACGCGGCGGTATTCAGGCCGAAAGCCTCGAACCCGATCGGGCCTTCAGGGCCGAGCTCATAGTCCCGCTCTCCTCGGAGCTGGATCATGCGGGAGTTCTCGAAGGCACTCGCGAGCTCGACGGCCACGCGGCCCGCCAGATGGTCGTAGCACGAGCGCAGGTTGTAAAGGGCCCTCGCTTCGGGAGGGCGGGGCTGGCCGGCCGCGCGAGGGTTCGTGGCGATCACGCCGAGGGCCTCGACCGCGTGACCCACGTCGGGGCTGGCCATCGTGTAGTAGCGATGCCTGCCTTCGCGCTGCACGGTGAGCAACCCCCCCGCGACCAGCTTGGAAAGGTGCGCGCTGGCGGACTGGGCGGAGACCGCCGCGGCCCGCGCGAGCTCGCCCGCGGGCAGGGCCCGGCCGTCGGTCAGAGCGATCAGGATCGCCGCGCGAGCCGGCTCGCCGATGAGCTCGGCGACGGCGGCGATGGGGTAGGTGGCGTTCATAACCCCAAGTCTAGCCTTCCCGCGTCCTCCACGTTTCACGCGCCGCTGAAACATCCTCGTACCCCCGGTGCGTACCGTGGACCCTCGAGACTGGGGTCTCGCTATGGAAAGGATGCTCGATGATCACCCTCTGTATTCGGTATCGAATCGATCACAACAAGCAGCGCGACTTCGAAGTCTATGCCCGCAGCCTGTCCGAGCCCATAAAGCGCTGCGGGGGAGACTTGATCGGATATTTCCTGCCCACCCGGTTCGCGGGGCGCACGAACGAGGCCCTGGCGCTGATCTCGTTTGCGGACCTCGGCGCGTACGAGAGATACCGGGCGGCTCTCCTCAAGGACCCCGCGGCCGCAGAGAGCATCGCCCGCGTGGAGAGCGCCGACTGTATCGTCAGCGAGGATCGGGGATTCCTGCAGAGGGTTCCCTAGGAATACCGCAACTCACGATCCGCGCTCGTCGTCTCCAGGCTCTTGAACGCCGCACGGGAGCCCTGTCGCGTTTCCGCGCGCCCGGCTACTTCGCTTGGTCCGGGGAGCCGACCGCCGCGGGGGGTCCGCTCCTCTGCACCCGCGCCGCTACGCCGCGCCGGTAGGCGGAGGCAGACACGCCGAAGGTCCTTCGGAAGGCCTTCGCGAACGCGGTTTCGGACGTGTAGCCGAC
It encodes:
- a CDS encoding NIPSNAP family protein, with amino-acid sequence MITLCIRYRIDHNKQRDFEVYARSLSEPIKRCGGDLIGYFLPTRFAGRTNEALALISFADLGAYERYRAALLKDPAAAESIARVESADCIVSEDRGFLQRVP
- a CDS encoding helix-turn-helix transcriptional regulator encodes the protein MNATYPIAAVAELIGEPARAAILIALTDGRALPAGELARAAAVSAQSASAHLSKLVAGGLLTVQREGRHRYYTMASPDVGHAVEALGVIATNPRAAGQPRPPEARALYNLRSCYDHLAGRVAVELASAFENSRMIQLRGERDYELGPEGPIGFEAFGLNTAALRSSRRRFARRCLDWTERRPHVAGALGAAILSRLIALGWVARLPKTRALRITHRGAGELEGRFGILTRA
- a CDS encoding MFS transporter: MKEYPEEVVAPGAWRTLAWTSLAVFMASLDATILFVAFPSIRASFPGVSAADLSWILNAYTIVYAALLVPAGRLADRMGRRRVFLWGVGAFTLGSLACALAPSPVLIVVGRVLQAAGGAMLTPSSLALVLAEFPRSKRSLAVSVWAAVGALAAALGPSLGAAIIQFGGWRWAFLLNLPFGVAAMASGSRVLTESRDPSVGELPDVLGALLLISSIGLLAFGLVGGRDRGVFQTLASLGTSLALLAWFLRRSRVVPSPALDLSLFESRSFRYANLATLVFGATFTAMFLGSVLFLTNVWGYSTLQAGLGMTPGPLTVVVVAPMAGRLAGRYGHRRLLVPGGIIFGLAFFMRYLITSSAPRYLAEWLPPLLLSGLGVGLVFPVLAAASTFSLTPNRFAVGSGVNQAIRQIGSVLGVVAVVGLVGRAQGPAALSSFAPLFLLLGLGGFSTALISAAIDTRPSAPQSPVASLALGAGGQRAQRVLRKELHPHG
- a CDS encoding PaaI family thioesterase, encoding MAEPLERNIEKMRRQSPSGFAPPIAQLLGIRAVSFDEGNAVLELEAEGRHANPMGTLHGGVLCDLADLAMGVACYSTLGAGESFTTLELKINFLKPIWTGRLTARAEVKKGGRSTAFLTCDIHDDKNSLVAVASSTCMILRGDAARGR